The following proteins are encoded in a genomic region of Lutra lutra chromosome 16, mLutLut1.2, whole genome shotgun sequence:
- the CD300E gene encoding CMRF35-like molecule 2, with the protein MWLSPVLLLLCLSGSLSLTGPSSVTGTLGGSLCVQCRYEEVYQRYSKYWCRGQYDATCEKIVETKGEEKEERSGRVSIRDHADHLTFIVTMENLTADDAGSYWCRIQTVWLLDVWSYDPSFHVNVFVSTAPSKTTGRTTCQAVPAAFPGLNTNQNLSMEEPLTCCSGSLLSSVHFLLLVFLKLPLFLTLIGAVLWVNRPPRGCGGIKPKEDNPQCSPPFPGRPCPGT; encoded by the exons ATGTGGCTGTCCCCAGTtctgctccttctctgcctctcag GCTCTTTGTCCCTGACAGGCCCCAGCTCTGTGAcgggcaccttgggtggctctCTGTGCGTGCAGTGTCGGTATGAGGAGGTATACCAGAGGTATAGCAAATACTGGTGCCGAGGACAGTATGATGCAACATGTGAGAAGATTGTGGAGAccaagggagaagagaaagaagagaggagtgGGCGTGTGTCCATCAGAGACCACGCTGATCATCTCACCTTTATAGTGACCATGGAGAACCTCACTGCAGACGATGCTGGATCCTACTGGTGTAGAATTCAGACAGTATGGCTCCTGGATGTGTGGTCATATGACCCTTCATTCCACGTTAACGTGTTTGTTTCCACAG CACCAAGTAAAACCACAGGGAGGACCACATGTCAAGCTGTACCTGCTGCCTTTCCGGGGTTGAACACCAACCAGAACCTCAGCATGGAGGAGCCGTTGACCTGCTGCTCAGG gtccttgctcagcagtgtcCACTTCCTGCTCCTGGTCTTCCTGAAGCTTCCCCTGTTCCTGACATTGATCGGCGCTGTCCTCTGGGTGAACAGGCCTCCGAGGGGCTGTGGAGGAATTAAGCCGAAGGAAGATAATCCACAATGTAGTCCACCATTCCCAGGAAGGCCCTGTCCAGGAACGTAG
- the LOC125086657 gene encoding CMRF35-like molecule 5 isoform X1, whose translation MWPLPVLFLLIIQGYFSKCQDGVVRGTATGTLTTHCVYGPGWESYNKWWCRGENWMSCKILVKTTGSEQLVKKGRASIQDNPSRHTFTMTLEDLRYDDAGTYWCGIERIGSDLGFKFPVIIDPEPDPTDSPKPVPSTTPASWDSSPPFTQGTNSSQPVTLINPISRSGKMASSVAAKKPPVWTLLLPLCLVTLEGLCQR comes from the exons GCTACTTCTCCAAATGCCAGGACGGGGTGGTGAGAGGCACAGCAACGGGCACACTGACCACACACTGTGTGTATGGCCCAGGATGGGAATCCTACAACAAGTGGTGGTGCCGTGGAGAAAACTGGATGTCCTGCAAGATCCTTGTAAAAACCACCGGGTCAGAGCAACTGGTGAAGAAGGGCAGAGCCTCCATCCAGGACAATCCCAGCCGACACACATTCACCATGACTTTGGAGGATCTCCGGTACGACGATGCAGGCACCTACTGGTGTGGGATTGAGAGAATCGGTTCAGACCTGGGGTTCAAATTTCCTGTGATTATTGACCCAG AACCGGATCCAACAGATTCTCCCAAGCCTGTGCCAAGCACCACACCAGCCAGTTGGGACTCCTCACCTCCGTTTACCCAGGGCACCAACAGCAGCCAGCCCGTGACTCTGATAAACCCCATCAGCAG GTCGGGGAAGATGGCCTCCTCTGTAGCAGCCAAGAAGCCTCCTGTGTGGACCCTCCTGCTGCCTCTTTGCCTTGTGACCCTGGAGGGGCTCTGCCAAAGATGA
- the LOC125086657 gene encoding CMRF35-like molecule 1 isoform X2 — translation MWPLPVLFLLIIQGWESYNKWWCRGENWMSCKILVKTTGSEQLVKKGRASIQDNPSRHTFTMTLEDLRYDDAGTYWCGIERIGSDLGFKFPVIIDPEPDPTDSPKPVPSTTPASWDSSPPFTQGTNSSQPVTLINPISRSGKMASSVAAKKPPVWTLLLPLCLVTLEGLCQR, via the exons GATGGGAATCCTACAACAAGTGGTGGTGCCGTGGAGAAAACTGGATGTCCTGCAAGATCCTTGTAAAAACCACCGGGTCAGAGCAACTGGTGAAGAAGGGCAGAGCCTCCATCCAGGACAATCCCAGCCGACACACATTCACCATGACTTTGGAGGATCTCCGGTACGACGATGCAGGCACCTACTGGTGTGGGATTGAGAGAATCGGTTCAGACCTGGGGTTCAAATTTCCTGTGATTATTGACCCAG AACCGGATCCAACAGATTCTCCCAAGCCTGTGCCAAGCACCACACCAGCCAGTTGGGACTCCTCACCTCCGTTTACCCAGGGCACCAACAGCAGCCAGCCCGTGACTCTGATAAACCCCATCAGCAG GTCGGGGAAGATGGCCTCCTCTGTAGCAGCCAAGAAGCCTCCTGTGTGGACCCTCCTGCTGCCTCTTTGCCTTGTGACCCTGGAGGGGCTCTGCCAAAGATGA